In Schistocerca americana isolate TAMUIC-IGC-003095 chromosome 7, iqSchAmer2.1, whole genome shotgun sequence, a single genomic region encodes these proteins:
- the LOC124622936 gene encoding protein KOKOPELLI-like — translation MNNSVAEALSTIMEKQSADIKTGANESGEWLIVKEDEQQEITAEEKVDILQELYDAPIGGRQGKDVLTKFTAAEPTEKQATDTVAHDIVNRIILKFEIPSLTLSDNGRNFLSDTLKIVCRLLRIDRLQASYHHHHHHHHHHHHHHL, via the exons ATGAACAACAGTGTAGCAGAGGCACTGTCCACGATAATGGAAAAACAATCAGCTGATATCAAAACTGGGGCAAATGAAAGTGGGGAATGGCTGATAGTCAAGGAAGATGAACAGCAGGAGATAACTGCTGAAGAAAAGGTGGATATTTTGCAGGAATTATATGATGCACCCATAGGTGGTCGTCAGGGAAAA GATGTTTTAAcgaagttcactgcagcagaaccAACAGAAAAGCAGGCCACAGATACAGTGGCACATGACATAGTGAACAGAATCATTCTAAAGTTTGAGATACCCTCACTAACACTCAGTGACAATGGTAGAAATTTTTTGAGTGACACACTAAAGATAGTGTGCAGATTGTTAAGGATTGACAGGTTACAGgcctcctaccaccaccaccaccaccaccaccaccaccaccaccaccaccacctatga